TACTGCCCTGGGTCAAACCTACTCCACAATCTCTCTTCCAAAGATCAGAGATTATGTCATGTTCCAGCAAATGGCACAGAAAAGGCGAAAACACTTTTCATTAGCCAGTGACTCTGCTTGGTGCTCTCCCCTGGCAATGAAAGCACTGCACCTTGCTTGCAAGGAACCTAAAACCACACCTTTGGTGCTCTGGGTTGGTTATCAATAAATCATTTCTAAGCCTAGTAGCAgctcctggctcctcctccccttcccactctctctctctctctctgaagagCATACACACTGGCTGTTTCACCTTGTCTGACCTTCCCCAATTGGGAGAAGGACGTGAGATACCCAGACTGTCGCACAGTCTATGCTTCCAGTGTAGTGCATCGGCAGCAGTGGCCTGGAGGTCCTGGTTGCTTCGGTAGCCTCCCTCGTCCAAAGTTTCTAACCAACACTTGCGCGGACAGAAGCCCTGAAGGGATGCTGAGTGCGCCTGCCAAGGGAAGGTGCTGACTCTTAGAGCagcagtgggctgcatgagtgactCTCAAGATTGTTggaaccaagatggtctcccatgATTCATAACTAGAATTAGCAGGGAGTGCCGATTGAACAGCAGCAGCACggtgactggatgcagagggagtgcacggctctcaGTCAATGCCGTGTGCAGTCAGCacccacctcacttcacgtgccctggtTTTCTTTATGTGCGTGCCACTTTTGTGGCACCAGTCGGGGAAAAAGCCCCAAACATGTGGACGAAAACCAGCAGAAGCTGGCAGCCCTGCACACGGACAATAACAAACAAAATGTCTGATGGGCCGCACACAGagccctgatgggctgcaggCTGCCTACCACTGCTTTAGAGGTCTGAGCAACATGAAGAAGTCACACATCAAGGTCTGCAGGATGTAGGAAGCAGCTGGACGGGAATGTCTACCTTACGAAGAGATGAACAGCGGCACGTAAAAGCACCATCAAGGAGGATGTTACTTCAATGGCCAAGATCTGACCAAGGATATATTTCCATAATCACAAATAAAAGTCCTTCAGGGGTACTGAGTCAATCTCCCTGTTCTGCGCCAGTGGCCCTGAGAAGTACACTAGTTGCGAGTACCTCCTGGTCCCACAATTTAGAAGAAGAACGTGGAAGATCATCACTCTGGATTATACCATTCCAGAAACTATGCTCCCAGGTTTTTTTCAATGGCGAGTTTTCCGTGTGAAGGACAGGAGAGTTAGTTAGGTTTCAAAAAACAGCCTTTAGGAGAGATTTCCTCCAGTCAAACAGCTTTGTATGGTGGCTGTAGAGTTATAGGATCTGTTTCTAAATCAACTTTTATTCATACACCACAAATCTTCCCTAAGGCTTGCCTTGTTGGGTTTAAGAGAATGTACTAAACATTGAGAGAGCTGCCAAGGAAAGTGAGGCCCGAAAGCTGTACTCCAAGGACTTCCTTCTTGCACCTGGTCTACATGCATGAGGAACTCCCTCAGGGAACTTTACTGTCCTGtgtctcataagaacggccagatgggtcagaccaaagatccatctagtccagtgtcctgtcacCCAGCAGCGGCCCaagccaggtgtcccagagggagtaagcagaacagggaatcatcaagtgatccctcccgtcacccatttccgtTCCCTGATGaatggaggctagggacacaattcctacccattctTCATCATTGTGAAGTAGCATATCATGTACTCTAGCATGGTCAGATAGCTATTGGATCAGTGTGCAAGTTCCCCGCTTGCCTTTTTCCCAGGTCTGATGAGAAAGCATGACCCAACTTTTGTCCCAGCATTTAGCCATTCTGTTGTGACTGGTTTATTCCAAAGCACTCATTTGTAATCAGATGTGTTCCTAGCTATCACTAAACAGACAGACTCTACCTACACACCTTACAAAGTCTTCTCAGATTTTTGTAAGAGGCTTTTTTGACTGTAAAGTTCCTTTTCAAATATCACTTGTAAATAGAGATCCATTATAGTTCAATGactttcagcaaaaaaaaaaaaaaaaaaaaaaaactaaaaattgCTCTTCACCTCTTAATATTTGTAGTGAACATGTGATTACATCAATAGTTGGAAGTTTGTTCCTGGAGGAGCAAATTGTCAAAACTGCTACATTCCAAGTGGCATAACAGTTAAGATTATATGTCGTTATAAtttcagcaacactcgtgcaaaGTCGGCAGCTTTGCTGCAGCCCCACATGTTGCCATCTCCCCAAGACGACTCCTCTGTGATAAAGGGAACACGATGAGCTATCAGAGACCTGAGCTTCCTAACTGACCTCTCAGAGTTGGCTGCCCCTCCCTAGAGCGAAAGAGCCAGTTGATCTTGCTAGGCAGGGCCGAGTAAATAGAGCACCTGGGGGCCTTACCTCTTCTGTTTGACGGTGATGCctttctgctgcagggctttCTCGTTGGCCATATGCAGAAGCTGGATCTCCTTCCGGGAAAAAAGCCGTATGGCAAAGGCTTTCTCCAGCAGTTTCTCAGGAGACACCGACTTGGCAATGTCCCTAACAAAAGCTCGAATGTCTTGCTGCACGTTGTCCGACTCCATGGGCTGTCCAGCTCTCACTTTGTGGAAGACTTTGAGAAGGGCTAGTGCAACCCGGTAGAGCACCTTGTAGCCTTCTACCAGGAACACATCAAAAACCCGCGTGACATACATCAAGGGCAGCTCTCCAAAGAGCCACCGCTGCCAGTCAGAGTACACTTCCAATACGTCCTCAGATACGGCCACCATCAGCTTGTGCGCTGCCTGGCAGTACTTGTTCACCAGGTCTCCAAAGGTCATGCAGGAGGACTCGAACGCCAGGAATGTCTGATCAATGAGCCGCCTGGAGGGGTCATTGCAAGCAAGGATGCGAGAGACCATCTCAAAGCACTCTGCCTCATCTCGACTGTAGTGCAGGAGCAGAGCCACCACAGAAGGCAACGCTGGGCAGAACGATATGTCAGGGAACTGATTTGCGATGCAGCAGATAATCTTCCTGACTGCCCCaatgccctcagcattcaaaCAGTAATTGGGAACCAGACTGTTATCCACAAACTCTGGCCATGGGAGGGTGCCTGTGTTACGCTTGCCGACAATCTTCACAACGATGTCCCGGTACACGTTTGCATCTGGTGTCACTGTGCGACATGAGATGTTGCCAATTAGCTTCTGGTACACTTTGGCTCTCAAAGAGTGGTTCTTGGCCCAATAGCCCTGTCGGGCAAGCTGTTTGAACTCCTGGAAATCTGAGCAGATTAGCTCCTTTGGGTCCTGGGTCTGGATGGTGGCATCCATCTTGTCCCAATCCACAAAGCGGGTATATTCATCCATGGCTGCAGGGAATGTTTTTGCAGAAAGACAGAAGAGCAAAGACCTTATCTGGGCTGTAGGGGACTCATACTTTCTcctggaagagaaagaaaagaatgtTAGAGGTTTCTTGTAGCAGAACATTCCCCATCCTCTTCAAGGCAAAGAAATTCTGGTTGGTTTGTGTTGTTATGAAAGAGCTTCCAACTGGAAGCAAGTTTCCAGATGCAGATTTAGAATATTTTAATTCCATTTTTACACCACAGTGTGTTGTTAATCCACGCTTAACTAATACAGTCAAAACCAGCCCAAGTGTAGATGTAactattttccaatgtgcagttCCCCTAGCCAATGGGAATTACTTTACATTAGTTGTAAATGTAATCAATCACATCAAAAGGTATGCGCAGGTTCTGGGTTTAAGAATCATGATCATTGGAACCCTTTGCATTTGGTTGTTAGCAGCATGCTCTGTGTGCAGTCTGACAGTACATTTAGCTCTCAAAATCTGAGAGATTTTGGAAGTGATCCTACACTTTCTTAGACCCAGTTTCCTTTAAAAAGTCTCTAGTGCCAATTCTCTCTCTGGATCACTATTGACTTAAATAACTCCTGCTGTTTTGTGCACATCACAGTAATTAAATGCATTCTAGTTGGATCACATTAAGATGCCATTAATGCAACTTTACTTCAAGCACAGGGTCCTAATGCCAGATTTCTGTTGCTACCCTTCCATGAACCAGCTCTCACCCTGGCCTCGCAGCCAGCTGAGGGAGTGAGGCGTGCAGAGTAGCAGTTTTAGTTCATGGTAGGGCTCCAGATCTTAAAGAACTTTGTCCCCATGGCATGAAGAAAGCCAGAGTAGAACGCACTCACCCAGCTCTCGGGGCACGAGGGCATTATTCACATCTACACGCAGGGTGCTGGCTCAGAAGCCCAATTTCAGTAGCGAGGGCTGGTGCTGCTTACACAGTGTGTGGCAATTCACAGGGAGATCCAATTGCCTTTAACCTCATTTAGGCAATCCGCTGAACTCTGTGCACTGCTCTTGAAAGAAAGCATTCCAATAAATCGCTCCAATTCACTGAACTAACTGGATCCTAGTGTGCAGAAATGGATTCCAGTGTTAATGTGGTATGTTCAGTTTATCCTGTGGTGCAAATATCTGCACACTCACCTACAACTTTAGCTAGCTTTTCTAAGTAACTCATGTTTGCTAATGAAAATCCTCTTTAGGTTAGGGTGCATTGATTTCTATTGTTCCTGTAttcttccaaaataaaaatagtaGGAATAGCATTTATTAAACTCAACTTCTACAAATATAGGGGGTAGAGAAGAAGCTGGAAGAAAGAGCGAATATGTTAAGGGAATGAAGGTACAAGTGTGTATTAGCTGACCTTCATTTCTTCTGCAGTATTTTTGTACCAATAGGAAATTGCTGCATTCCCAGTCATAGACCCCTTGGTGTATAAACCATCAACATCTCAGTTATGCCTCAGTGCTCTTGGAGAATGTGAAGTTATGACTACTCAAAGTTGTTGGGAtggtttttgttgtgtttttttaatggaGGGGAAAATTAATAGTCACTCACATTTGAGGGAGTAGATGTGACAATTTATACATAACCTCTACTCAAATATGAGCGTACCAGGGATGCAGAGGAGACAGAGGTTAGTAATACTGCAGTAAGTGATAAGGAAAAATAACTATTAAGTTAGTAAAAGTATGGGAATGGCTCTGCATCGTACAATTAGGAGGTTGGCTGGTGGTCTTTATCTGGAGGGGAAAAtagtctcttttctttcttttagcacGTTGTATAACATGTTTATAAAAATATATGCTGCAATTAAATTTGATAGCTGTCCAACAATATCTGTGGAGTACAAATCAGGATGCAATAtgtttggggaaaggaggcaattGTCAGCTAAGCCAATGAAACCTCTGCTACTTTAGATGAATGTTGATTTCAAAATCGTGGTTCACTGTTATGCTACAAGTATGCAAGATGTAGGTGAAATGCCAGTTTTGGAAAACATCATTATTTTAACACCAATCAGTTCATAGGGAATTGACAAGATATGCAAGTAACTCCTCTTAATGCGAGTCAGGCTTATTATGGTCAACATTGTatgatttttaaacaataaaaacaCCGCAGATCAATTTTTAAAtgattgattttaaaaatgtcattgaaaTTTGAAAACAGGTGCTCTCTTGATTTGTACATTAAGATGTAATAATATTATAGACAGTTTCTTCAAGCAAAAGAGAAGAATAACTTCTAGAGCTGAACATGTGAGGGGAGATCTAGGAAATAAGAATATCATCACTCGCATTAGAATATGGCCAGCTTAGCTGAGTTTAAGTGTCATTTCTCTTGCAATAAGTTCTGCTGAAAAGCTCTTGTTCTGTTGTGCCGTGGGTATCTACTAATCATTCATCAATATCCCTATGCAATTTCAGTTGACATCTTTATGGCCCTTTGTTAGTGAAAGCCGGGTCTCTTTATTTTCTGGCCCAACTGTTCATTTTTGATGCAGAGTTTCAGTGGAAAATCTTATTTTTGTATGGCATCGCCTCTTCTGCTGGGACAGCGAGAACATTCTCTTTCACTTCAGCTTTAAGAAAGATAGTGAAAAGAAAGTTACCCAGATGACaagcaaataaaaggaagcaGGCAACGGTAATTCTGTTAATGGAATGGAAAATGTGGCAGAAGGCAGAATTAATAAATTACAGAGGCCTGTCCAATGCTCCCCTAGTCAATTAACTGAAAACATGGCAATTTGGAGACAATCCACATTCAGTGCATGATTTAAGGAAGTAAGATATTTTCATGAGGTCTTATCTTCCAAGTGCAGATAATCCTGAGAGAATAGTTCACAGAGCTTCCATCACTTCCCTTTAATTATTTCATAGTGCAATAGATCTCACTCAGGAAGCTCTTCTGAGTcagcaaaaaaatccttttcttaATTTCATTCTGTTTTCCTACTCATATCCCCTTGATGCATGTAAAATAATTCTATCCCTTCTTGACATTCACAGAGTCTCAACGTAATTAAGACAATTGTCTCCCTTTAGACAAGCTGAGCAtaatttttaatcttttctcatCTCACCCTCTTTATCAGTTTTATTACAGTCAAAACCCCATGTCTTTCTGTTGCTGAGATGCACAGAACTAATGCAATACAGTATTCTAGATGTCATCTTCCCAGATCCTTATAAATCAGGATTATGGGCACCATTACAGGTTTCTGCATATTTAGCCCAGAATCACTTTTTTTGGGGCTACACATGCATAATACTCAATTCCCTCAATCTTGCCCTATAAGTCATACCAcggagcctgcctacctgccctctggtgagccccatcaccctgccctgctccccaggaaAAGGCACAGACTTTGGATAACAGGCTTCCAGAAGTG
The nucleotide sequence above comes from Pelodiscus sinensis isolate JC-2024 chromosome 16, ASM4963464v1, whole genome shotgun sequence. Encoded proteins:
- the TBC1D24 gene encoding TBC1 domain family member 24 → MDEYTRFVDWDKMDATIQTQDPKELICSDFQEFKQLARQGYWAKNHSLRAKVYQKLIGNISCRTVTPDANVYRDIVVKIVGKRNTGTLPWPEFVDNSLVPNYCLNAEGIGAVRKIICCIANQFPDISFCPALPSVVALLLHYSRDEAECFEMVSRILACNDPSRRLIDQTFLAFESSCMTFGDLVNKYCQAAHKLMVAVSEDVLEVYSDWQRWLFGELPLMYVTRVFDVFLVEGYKVLYRVALALLKVFHKVRAGQPMESDNVQQDIRAFVRDIAKSVSPEKLLEKAFAIRLFSRKEIQLLHMANEKALQQKGITVKQKRQNVHLAVHAENFKSEIVSVKEMRDIWSWIPERFALCQPLLLFTTLEHGCSLSRFYSHSEGHEPTLLLIKTTAREVCGAYLSTDWSERRRRGTQLSFFGTGECFVFRLQPEVERYEWVIIKHPELAVTASEQGTKSPQVSSVLSSSSIHSDASDRLSPFLATRHFNLPSKTASMFMAGSNECVIIGGGDGQALYLDADLNHGRTSHCNTFNNQPLCSESFQISSLEVWGFKDTMSV